The DNA segment AAGTTCATGCCACACTTTGTCCGTCACAATCTGATTGTCCGGATTTTGAAGAACGTATCCAATCTGCGCACTTTGTGTGCGTTGATCGACCTTGTTCAGTTCTTTGCCCATGTACAAAATGCTTCCTTTTTTCACCCCCTGCGGTGCCAGAACTGTTTTTAGCTGCCTTAAAAGTGTACTCTTTCCACAGCCGCTTTTTCCACAGAGTACAGTAAAACTGCCTTCTTCTACTTCCATATTGATGTCCACCAATACAGCATGTTCTGCTTTTGGATACTGAAAACCGAAATCTTTCATCCTGATACAATTCAATATTTAGCCCTCCTGTCTTAGGTCTGTCAGATACCACGGAAGATTTCGCATTTGATTCGCTTTTCTCTCGAGATTTTTAAACTTTCTATTCTCATAGAGATTCAATGCCGCAGGAAAAAAGCAAAATAAAGCCCAAGATAAATCACAGATCAGATTGAATCCCTTTAATGGAATCCCCCCCATCTTAATTATAGGATTATACTGTGCAAATGCAGCACCATGAGCAAACCCGGCACCGCATATCCCCATCAGTCCCAGAAGTACTGCCGTAATCAATTTATCTCGGTTATCAAAGCGAAAAATTGAAAATGCAGTCCTCCCCTTTAAGCCATATCCGCGGGCTCTCATAGAATCCGAGGTTTCTATGGCATTCTCGAGTGCCCATGTGACCAATATAGATAATATCTTAATACCGTATTTTATCTTCTGAAGCAAATTTCCATTACTCATATCACGGCCAACTGCTTTCTGTCCGTTTCGAATCACCTTAAGTTGTGCTCCAAATCTTGGCACAAAGCGAAAGACCATGGAAAGAATCAAGGAAAGGGCAGGAATAATTCTTCCAAATAGATAAACAAATTTATCTGTAGTCATCACCTCGTTGTAACAGGTAAACCATAAAATAGCAATAAAGAGCATAGAAGAAAGCACCACTCCATATACCGTTGCCTCCAGTGTCACCGGTCCTGTTTTCAAATAAAACAAAGTTGTCACTCCGTAATGATTAAATGCGGGGTTGATAAATGCCACGATAATCATTGCCGGAAGCGTAAACAGAAGATTAAATTTGAAGACATTCCCTGCTCCTTTTAGATAAACGGCATAACTGAAGGCTCCCAAAAACGAAATTCCCAGTAAAATGGGATGACTGATAAACATGGATACCAAAATCACAGTCATAAAATAGAAAAAATTAATAGCGGGATGGCATTGCGCAAAGGCATCCATTCTTTTCACTTGTTGATTCATGATCAATCTCCCATATACTCATCTCCGACGTCCCGTCCGAGATCACAGGTATATCTCCACTCGATATTATCTCCGTCACTTACCTCATACTTGGAACACCCATAATTGGGATACCAGCCGTTCACACGATACATCCAGCCGGAGAGCTCTCCGCAGTCAAATTCATAGAGCTGATTGATTCCTCTCACATAATAAGAACTGTAAGCCGGGGTATAGGTTGCATCCATATGAATTCCGGTTTCACGGCAGACACGATAAAGGACATCGTAGACGGTTTCCCCCGGATCATATTCCACAGTTGTGCTTCCCATAATCCAACCGTCGGATGGTACGAAACTGCTCTTTGACTGTTTCAAATTTCCCCAGTTATTCAAAATCGTGGAACATTCTATCGAGATGGTACAGGTATGTTCAGGCATTTCTGTATTTTCTTCTTCCCCGTTCGATGCCTGTTGATTCTCTTCTGGAGAAGAGATTGCGTTCCTATCTGTCTGGCTGTCCTCCTCTGATGCACTTTTCTTATTGGACGAAGTACTGTTTTTATCGGTATCTTTTTCCTCTGTCTCAAGCTTTGTCTTTCCTCCAACCAGATAGTAAGTATCTCCCATCTCTGTAACCGGAAAGCTTAGCCGCGTAACTTCTTTTTCGTCGTTTGTTTCTGAATCCAGAGAAACATCACACATCTTTTCGGGGCCTTGATCCGTCATCTTGCATAAGATCACAGAGTCCGCATCCCACTTTTCTGTAAGCAAAAGTGTCAAGTTTACCGGAGCCGCCAGATTTCCTTTATTCAACGTCAGCCCCAGCCCAACCGTTGCATTGTTAGCGGCTTTTTTTATTTCCTCCACCCTTTCATCGGGAAACTGAACCTTCAGATTCTGTTCGATGGGATTTTGAATCTTCTTGCCATCGTATGTCCATGTATAGGTAATTCCTGTATCCTGATCGGTTGAAAAAAATTCATAACTTCCTTCTTTTCCGGCAATTGTCTCCATCTGTGCCTTTTTGACAATACCGCCTTCTGGAAGTTCGTTCTTTTTCTTCAGACTTTCTACAGGATTTTTTGAACTCTTGGACTTAACCGTCTCCTCTTTCTCCAATTTCGGAATCTCACTACTATTGGTTGTCGGGCCACAACCAGCACTCAATAGCAATATGCAGACAAGACAAGCCGCAAAATATCTGCCCATTTTCCCTTTCATAGGTTTCCTCCTAACCGTCCTTTAAGAATTCTTAAATCCTTTTTTTGAAATATATACATACACCTACTACCGTACAGCCACAAACTAGACACAGTACATATGGGATTTGAGCTTTTGAAAATATGCGCTTATCGTCCCTGAGGACTGCATTTGTCGCTGCCGGAACATTTTCTTTCCCTTTGGTATCCTTCTCTTTTGCAAGCACTTTCGTTTTCGGTTTATAGTCGGAGCCATCAAAACTCCATGGTTTTTTTTCATCCGCTTTCTTTTTGGCAGTTTTCTCTTGTTCATTCTTTTTTGCCGCTGCCGGCTTTTTGACAGCATTTCCGTCTGTCGTGCGAGAACTTGCAGTGGATGGTGACTGGGATTTGCTTCCGGAAGTGTCACCGGATGCATTACGTCCACCTCCTTGCACTATATCCATAGTCATTTCTGCCTGTTCCAAGCCTGTACCGCTTCCGTCACCGGTTCCGCCCGGCTTCACCGCCAAATCCGACATGTCATAGAGTGCTGTTTTTCCGTCCAATAGCCTTTGGTAGGCCACCAGAGAATAAAAACCCTGACCGGTAGCAAGACCATCTACTTCTCCTGCAGCAGCTCCGCCGTTATTGCCACTTCCTGCTTTTACATGCATGAATCCGCTTCCGCCAATATGGTATGAAATCAAGTTTTGTACCGTCCATGCGCCATTTTTGACAAATCTGGTATCTTTTTTGGGATCAATTCCAAGCGATGTAAGAGCAGTAATGACCTGTGCCGTCGACTCCGAAGTTTCCACGCCCATCGTGATGTATCCGCCGGTTTTCGTCTGCATACTGCCCAGACAATCCAACGCTTGATTTACTGCTTTTGTCACATCTTCATAACCGGATTTGTTATAAAACGGAGATAAGGACTGCAGCGCCATTCCGGTCATATCGGAATCTGCTTTTCTGCCGGATAAGGCCCATCCTCCATCCTTCAACTGCCTGCCCAGAATAAAATCCAACAACTTCTTTTCCGTTGTCTGCTCGGCAACACCAGATATCTGTGGAATCTGATAGTCCGGGTATGATTTCAGTGCAATCAGTGCCCATATTGGACCGTTCAACCCTTGATTCTTGACTTGTTCAAAATCAGCCAGTGGTTTGAACAGATTATACCCTGCGACATTTCTTGCATCTTTTCCGATAGCAGTAACCGCAAGGATGACTTTCGAATATTCTGTATACGCCGATTCACTGAGAACACCATTTTTCTGTTTCAGATAATTGGCAAGATGATTATAATAAACCGAAAAATACGTGTCGTTCAAATCCATTCCATTCCTTGCCTGGGAAATCACATACCATTCACTGCCCAATGTCGGGCTTTGATCCGTCGATTTGGCATAGGCTGCGGTCTCTTTGATAACTTCTTTGATCGATTTTGACAGAGAATTTGCCGTGGTAACGACAGTCACTTTCGTCTTTGCCTTAATCTTTGCCTGACCTTTTACAGATGCCGTAACCACAGCCGTTCCGGCTTTTTTTCCCGTCACATTTCCCTTTCCGTCTACCGATACGATTGATGCATCCGAACTCTCCCACACATATTCCACCTTGCTCGTGGCATCGTCAGGGATTTTTTTCGGTGCAAGCGCAAGGGTACTTCCCTTGGTCACCTTGCACATATTTTTCATGTCCAGACCAGTGATCGGGATTGGAACATCGGCAATCACAAACAATCCGCTTTTATTTGTCTTGACCAGCGCCGTACCAAGGCCAAGATCCATCTGCGGTTTTAATTTTTTTAATCCATTCCCACTGTAATAAAATACCTGTGGATTTTCCATCTTGGCAAGGTCTTTGCAGGAAAACGTAAGCGCGATATTTCTCTCCTGCTTGTAGCAGCTTTGATCCCGAATGTCGGTATAAGAGATCTCCCATGCTTCTGAGGGGGCCTTGGCGTTTGTGTATTTCTTTTTCAGCGCCTTTTCTACCTCTGTAAGATTCTCCGGTTCCCTGGCATGTGTCTGTATATACCAATAGCTGTCTGCCGAGACTCCACTCTTGGCATGAATCCCAGTTCCAATCCATGTTTTTATCTGCTCCATCTGCCCTGTTGTCTCTTCACTGACTGCCAGGGAATCCTTTAATTCATCGTAAGCCGCAACTGCCTGTAAAAAGGTCTGGATCTGCAGACTCTCCGGGCGAACCGAAGCCGAGATATCTATGGCATTGACTGCCTCTGTAATCAGAAACGGCAGTGTATCCAGTGCATCCATCAACCTTTGTACAAGCCCCTGGCTTAGTTGTTCTTTTTGTATCTCATCGAGTGACTCGTACTTCTCAAACGGAGCGATAACCGCCGCTGTGTCCTGTAAAGTGACTGGATTTGGAATTGACGCCAAAAGCTCCTTCGTCTCCTTTACTTCTGTCACCATCTCCTCCATGCGGCTTCTGGCTTTTTCCAATCTTTTCTTGTATGCTGCGTCCACAAGGATTTTCTCTTCCGTTTTGAGTGCATCATAGGCATCTGCCGCATCTTCGACCGCCTTTCGGTCGGTCATGGACAATGCAGATAAGGAGGGAAGCTTTTCAATCAGACTCGCCACACGGTTCACATTTTCATATTTCTTTGTCAGTGTCTGTATGACCGAGAGACAGCGGGAAAGCTTCTGCTCCAACACCTTCGAATTATCCAGATAGCTTTTGGAGGTATCACTTAAAGACTCCCAGGAATCCTGTGCGGTCCAGACCTCAGCGACATCTTCGATGGTAAGTGTACCAGCTTTCGGGAGGGCTTCAATTAATGCCTGTGCCTGAAGTGCAAGCTCCTTTGCATCCCCAACCGTGACTTGGCAGGCCGCCTGGATATCTGTACCATTCTGCTGTGCGGTAACGGCCACTGTCCCTTGCGAAACCGCAGTTACAACTCCGTCCCCGGAAACCTCTGCAATGGATGAATCTGAGCTGCCCCATGTAATCTGTAAAGGCTCAGTAGCATTCTCCGGCGTTCCGGATGCCTCCAGCCGGTACGTATCACCGGCTTCCATGGAAAGTGCTGTCTTATTCAAGCGAATTGATGTATACGGTCTTTGGATAACGGTCACGGCACAAGACTCACGAATCCCATTCTGTGTCATCGCAGTGATCATTGCCGTTCCTGCTTTATGTGGGGTAATTCTTCCTTTCTGAGTTACGCTGGCAACCTCAACGTCGGATGAATCCCAGGATATGCCCGGAAAAGAAGTATTCTTTGGATACACTTTCGCATCAAGAGCAGTCACCGGATCGTTTTCATAGAGTGTCAGACTGCTGTCCGAAAGCAGGATGGACTCCGGCCATACCACTGCCTGATCCGGCAGGGCACTGCAGGCCTGATCCACCTCCTTTTGTGTTGCATTCAACTTCTGCGCAGTCTCTACCGCATGGTCATAGGCATTCTGATCCTGCTCCGTCGAAAGCCAGCTGTCCATCGCCTGATTGATATAAGCCAACCTCGTGAACAGTTCTGATTTATCGGCTCTGTCATAGACATTCCCGCCGGGACTCTCCCCACTGACATCCAGACCGGTTCCATAGAGTGTAAACTGAATCCGTAAGACATCTTTATTCTTAAGCGTATAGCTTTCCATACTCGTTCCCGGAAAGTCATTGTTTACAGAGTACATCCATCCGGAAGTCTCTGTCCCTGCATCTGCGGAGGCATAGGAAAACTCATTTAGATCCGGTGCATATTTATTCGTCAGAGTATCCGTCAAATTTTTATTGTCCTTATCTGCCATCTCCTTGATAAGATCTGGTATCTGCAAATCTCCCCCGGCATCGCCTCTGGTAATTCCTGAAAGATACCAGCCATAACTCGTGTTCGTGTTCACGATCAAAGGATAACCTTTCTGTTCCATATACCGGGTAAGGAGACTGCTCACAGTCTCTTCTCCCAGAAGCGGGACCACTTCCGGTTCTGTAATCCACCCTTTTCCCAGAGTGAATTTTTCCACGGATACGATAACGGAAGAGCTTTCTCCCTGTGCCTTGGCAGGAACTGTATCGTATATTCCTCCTCCAAAGCACAGAAGAAATGTCAGAAGAAATGCCAGAATTTTCTTCATTCTCATCTTATCTTTTCTCATAGATTTCCCTCATTTCTCAGTTGTACTGCTCCCTTTTTCTTTTCAGGCAGAGCAGCAGGACTCCTGTGCTGGCAAGTAACAGAATACCCATGGTCTTTGCCTGCCCTTCAAGCTCATCTCCGGTCTTTGGAACCCCTGTCTTGCCTCCGGCTGTGATTTTGTTGCCGCTGCTTCCTGTATTTTTGCTCCCTGTCTGCCCGGTATTCCCAGTCTTTGAAGTCCCAGGATTCGTCTTGCTGTCTGAACCATTATTATTGTTATTATTATTCTCGTCCTCATACTCGGAGCCTGTGTTCTCTTCGATGACACCGGCTGCAAAAGAAGACAGGCTTTGCGTCGTAAATGTAAGATCGCCTTCTTGTACTTCTCCTTGCAGAAACTCCACAGTTCCATCTGTTTTCAAGTGGGCAATCACCGCTGTCTTCTCAGACAGGTCTTCTTCGGTATGTACCGTAAGCCTCATCCCCCCTGCTGGCATGAAATCCTCACGGATTCCATCCTCCAAGATCCGATAGGCCGTCACGTCGAAGGCGTTTAAAAGTAAGGCCTTCTTTTCGCTGTCCAATTCCTCGCGCAGGCGTGTATAGCTGTCCTCGGACTGAGCAATGCGTGTAATCTTGATTACGACGTCCCAGGGAATGGTACCCTTGTAGGTGACCAGTTCGTTCTTTTCGCTTTCTGCTGTCTTTGCCGCAGAGATGTCCTCTTTCATCGTGTCCATGGACTTCACCAGGCTTTCCGGAATCTGTGCCTTCTGGGAAGGTGTCAGTGTGTCGTAAGCACTCTCGGCCTTTTTCAGTGACAGGACGGTATCCTCTGCTAAGAGGTCATTGGTCTCGTCCACGGCATCCTTAATCTGTGTGATCACCGCCTGGGCTGCATTTTGCCCTTCCTGGAAATCTGCCAGTTTCCTCTTGCTATCTTCCCAGCGGTCGGTATAGACGACAAAGCTTTTCGCCTGTCCGCTTAAGGCATCGTACTGCTTTTGGATCTCTTCCAGAGCTGTAGTGACTGCCTTGACATTCCCCAAGTTGACTTCATCGGGCAGATCTTCGATCCGGTTATCCACTTTAGCTGCAGCTTCCAGATCACTGTTCAGGGTGGACAACTGATTTTCAACTGTCTCCATCTTATCCTGCAGACGGGTTCCATCCTCCCAGGCGATACTGTTCAGATAAGTCTTTGCCTCCTCATTTGCCTGGTATCTGGTGAGCAGGTCTCCCGCAAGTCCCATATTGTATTTTGTGACCGGGAGTTCAAAGGATGCAATTTCTTCCACCAACGGTGCCAGCACCTCTTCGATATAACCGTTATATTGCTCTGCGATTTGCTTCAAGTCCATAAGCTTCCGGTATTCTGCAGGATTTTCATTGGCAAATACTTTTTGCAAGGCTTCATCCATAGACTGATACCGGCTCACAGCCGCTGCAATTTCCTGAAGGATTTTCTCTGTTATCTCCATATCAGAGCCGTCTTCCTTATGTCCTTCCAGAGTTCCAGGATCAGGCAGCTTCCTGGTCAGTTCCAGCAGATCCTCCTGCTTCAAGGCTGTCAGTTTCGCTTCCGCCCCTGTCAGGACGGTGTAATTAGTTACCCTCGCCTTTAATACCTCCGTAGAAAGGCTCTCATATAAACCTCTGACACTTTTTACAAATGCATCATCCTCCAGGGTAAGTTCCTCAAGTGCCGGAATATCCGCGATGTTCGCAATCACTTCCCGGACCGCCTCGGCATCGCTTTGCTGCCCTTTGATTGTCTCATAATCGTCCAGCAGCTTATCGCGCTGATCAAAATCCAGCAGTTCCCGCTGTTCTTCTGTGAGCAGCATATATTCCTGATACGCCTTCTTTACCGCGTCCCCATCTGTCTCGTAGGAAAGATCTTTCGAATCCGGCAGGGCCTCGATCAGTTCCGATACAGTCTTAACAGCTTTCAGATTCCGAATTTTCTTCTCGGCAGTAATCAAATCGGAAGAATTGGATATCTGCGCTTTTAAATCTGTATCCAATACATCATACGAAGCTCTGGCCGCACTGACAGCATCTGCATCCTCAAGGGTAAGAGCCTCCAGTTGGGGAAGGCTTGCAATCGCTGCAATCACTCCATATACCTGGTTTGCTTTCTGCAGTTTATCGTATGCCGCTGATACAGATTCGTCTTTTCGAATCTCATCATCCATTCTGCCATATACATCATACGCATCCTGTATCGCTGTGCCGCTGTTCTCCTGAACTGTTCCAATGCTCTCCACGGCATCCGTAAACGCTTCAACCAGGTCAATGTATTGTAAGGCATAATCCAGTTTATAGGCATGTTTTACATAATGTTGAAGCATTGCGGTTCCTTCATCGCCATTGGATGAATATTCGGAAAGATTGTCATATGCTTTCTTTGCAGTCAGAATCTTGTCTTTATCCTTATAGGCAACGGATAGATCTTTTATCTGATCCGCCACATCCTCTACCGCTGCTTTCTGCTCTTCTGATCCCATAAACGTATCATATTTCCATTCTGAATCTGCAATCCCCACAAGATCGTTCAATTCAAAATACGCCTTGCCCATGCCGGCTGCCGTCCCGTTGTTTGCATCGTACAGCGTCTGTAAAGCTCTAGAAGCATTATCAATTTTCCCCTGAAGCACCTTATCGGTCTGAATGCTCTTAGACCTGTCCAACAAAACCTCAACCTTTTCCAGTGTCAGCATATTATCCGGAAATACGCAAGACTGGTTGATAATTCCGGACAAGGCAATCACTACCTGTGCTGGCATGGTACCAACACTCTCTTTTGTAGGTTTACCATTTTCATCAAAGCAAGATGCATAATATTCTATTGGTGTTCTGCCCTGGCAACGCCAATCACTCTCCTGAAGATTAATTCCCGCTGCTGTCAGCCCCATGATTACACATGACTGGGTCGCTGAATTACTATTATAATACCAGAAGTTTTCAAAAGCTCCCGGAATCGCCGGCCCCCGCTTCGGATCGCCAAGTCCCTGGGTGTTTTTAAAATCTTCAATTGCAATGGCACTTTTTTCTTCCACGCCAGGCGTATCCATATGATTCTGGATTGCAGCAACTGCCCATCCACGCATATCCAAATCAAAGCTCTTGGCAACTGCCTGCCCTGCCACAATCTGTACTAATTTTTTATCCTCAATTCCCACCGCATCCAATGCATACAATGCATAGATGTTACAGGCATACGGTCCATAATTTCCACTATCATCTCTGCAGCTTTGTAAAAGCTCCACAAAGTTAACACCACCATAATCAAAGGGATTCTCCCCCAGCATCACCAACTCCAGAATAATCCCTGCATAGTCTGTTGCCTGTGTGCGCTTTTGATCCAGCACGTTATAAACATTATAACCATCCAGGTTCTCTCCCGCTGCCTTCATTGCAAAAATTGTCCAATAAGTTCCGCCAGCCTTCTTTTCTCCCAGATTTTGCTTATAGAATTCCATAACGCTTTTCAGATATGGTTTTGCAATGCTGATTGCTTCTGAATGATCTGATGTATTTTCCCTCTTTAAAGCAACACTATAGGTATTGACTGTTTCATCGACTCCCGTCACCCGAAAAACAATCTGATGCTGTGTCCTGGGATCTAACGTCACTGTATGTTCTGCATTCTGTAATACGGCATCGCCGAACTCATCTGCGCGGTTCGCCTTGATTTCGAGACTATCAGAGCAATCATATTTTAGCTTTACCGGCTTATCCATATCATCCGGTATCAGATAATATTCCTTCTGACCTTTTGTATAACTTGATGTCATCCTGCCGTTTTCTATAACTTCAAGTGCGTTGAGTGACACATCTGAAACCGTCCAATTAATTGGAATACTGGTCATCACCGCATCCCCTTCTTCTGGTATAACGTTGATGTTAACCGCTGTGTCTCTTTCATGGTTATACTTCACCAGAAATCCGCCGTCAACTTCTGTGCTGTTTGGTATCTCAATCTTTGAATCCGAATTTTTCGCCTCTGCCATGATAAATACATAAGGAGAGACTGACGCTAATTCAACCTTAGTCTCAGAGGTAAGAGGCTCCTTCTTCGTATTCAAAGCCTCACGGAACATACCTTTTGCCGTTTTCGCATCAGTTGCTGCCCGATATATCTGTACCGATGCAAGGTCTGTCTCCGTTGCCGGCAATCTGGTATAAGTATTCTCTCCTTCACGGTAGAGAAGCAGAACAGATGAGCCATACCTCGAAATATCCCTAATTGTCATGGTTTCTTTTGCCTGATGCCCTATAAAAATTATATTATACCCCTGTTGCAGCACAATTTCTCCAGAACTCCCATCTCCAGAGAAATCCTTCAGCTCGCCACCATTTACACTATAACAATAGTTGTTTTGATAATAAAAATAATCCGGCTTCTCAGTCCTGGGCTTTTCATAATACGCATCGCTTGTACTGAGGTTTTCCCTTGAAAGCTTCAGTCTGACAGACGGAATTTTGTCCGGAATAATGGCTTTCTCAGGCCATCCACAGAATCCCCATGTAACAGACGTGTTATACCAGTCTGTTATGCCTTTAGCATACTGATATGTTTCATCCAATTCTTTGTAATCTTTATCCAATAGCCTAATTTCATCTGGCATATTTGCATAGGGTACACTGGATTTGGTTTTAGCTCTAAGACTCAGAATCACATAATAATCTTTGATCTGTTCGCCATCCGTAACCGTCAACCGATAGCAACCGCTTCCAAGGGGAAGGTACATCATAGCTTTGCCATCTCCTGCCGGCGGAATCATTTCCAGTGTATGGAACGGACGTTTTCCTTCCACATCCTCTGGTTCAATTCTTTTTCCGACCATCGCTCCATTTTCTATCGGCCTGTATCCATAGTCATACTCAACCGCCGTATTTCTCCCCCTCTCATTAGCTGGATCAGCAATATCTGTAACCGTTAATTCAGCGCTGGAAGAACTTAACACACCGGTGAATCTTACACCGTTAGTACCCTGATTCGGCATACATATATAAAAAAGATTATCCGCAATCTGCTCCGCCGAATACATATTCAGATTCTGATCGAATACATTTGACCAACTCCCCATACCAACGGATAATTCTTCAATATCTGTTGAAGTGCCCTTTACTCCGGCCTGCTCCGGGGCAGCACTCACCGTCTGAGCCGGGACAAGGGAAGACGCAATTAAAATAAGTGCGCATAAATACGCCACAATTTGTCTGATTTTTTTCATATCTCTTCTCCTTTAAAATCGGAGAGACGATTAAACGCCTCTCCGATGTGTTTCTTATAAAATATTAAACTTTAGCAATGCAGTGATTCTCAGGTAGTGTTTATGAGTTGGGATATGTATAAGAAACTTGCTTATATTCAAATACAACCTCACTCACCGTACTCAAGTCAATATTGCTTGCATATAATGAGCTCTCATTACCATCAACATCTAAAATCCAGGTATCACCTGTATAAGTCGTCGTGCCATCACCATTGTCCACAAAGCTTTCGTTAGCTGTTGTAACCCAATCAAAGTACAAGAAGTATATTCCGGGATTCCCAACATATGGATGTAAATCCCAGTCATAGCTTATAGCATACGATGTGGATGAACCACCGGGAGTATAGGTTGCGAGAGTCAAAGCATTCAAACTATTTTCCATTGCGTATGCCTTAATCAAGGCATCTGCCACTGTCGGAACCTTGACCCCCTCTGTGTCATAATCCGTGTATGGTGTTGTGGTGTAATAGTGTCCGTCAGTTCCTACTTCAGCCTGAATAGCGCTGATTGATACCGTTTGTTCAGCTACTGTACTACCTTTGTTTATAATGGTTACATCCACCGTACCACTGGGTGCCGCGAACACACTCATGCTCATGGAGAATACCATCACCATTGCCAGAACAACTCCAACCATCCTCTTAACTAAATTCTTTAACCTCATTGTTACTCCTTTCTCCGCTTTTCCAAGCGGGTTAAGTATTACTAACGTAAAAGTTCCTATCATACTGGGACGGCGCCTGTCCCACTATAATCGATAATACTTATCGGAGTGTACAAAAAATACACCTCCATTCTGCCTATGGACGTAGCATCTGGGAATTTTGTGTTCGTATTCTGACTTGGGTTCCTCCTACTCAAAAGCACCTTCCCGGATATCCTCCAGTGGCATCTTGCTTTCTTTCGTCCCCCATACAGCAGGGATAACTGTTCCGGATTCTCACCGGATTCCTTTAAACAGAGCGTATGCTCTGACCACAAAAATTTCTCAATATTCAGTTTTCTTTTATAACTATAGTATAATCTTATATATCTGGTTTGTCAATATTTAACATATTATTTCTTTCCCTCCTCTCTTCTATAGGTATTCTACCTGAAATCCGGATTTCCGGCAATAACCGTCTACTTTTCCACCCTTCCTGCAACGGATTCTGGCTGCCTTATTGATGACCCAAGGTCCAATTTCTACCGGATCTCCTGGAATCTCCAGAACTTTCAGCCGGTTACAACCGTGGAACGCCCACTTTTCAATCACTTTTACATGGTCAGGAATCTGCACGTATTCCAGCTGGTTGCATTTTAAGAATGCGCTGTCCCCAATCCTTACCAACCCCTCCGGCAGTATCAGCTCTTTTAATGCCGTCTGATAGAACGCTTCCATGCCAATCTCTTTCAGACCGGTCGGAAACTTCATCTCCTCTAGTGCCGTACATTTGTAAAATGCCCGCCGTTCGATTCTTGTAATCCCATCTGGAAGGACTATGGAATTCAGATGGGAACAGCCTGCGAAGGTCTCCGTCTTAATCTCCTGATAGAGACTTCCCCGCTCAAATTGAACCTGCTCCAGACGCCGGCACTGTGCAAATGCCCGTTTGCCTATGAAATTGGCTGTTCCGGGAATGTGCACCTGGCTAAGTCTGGTACAGTTGGAAAACGCTTCCTTCCTGACGAACACGATTCCCTGCATCTCCACATTCCGAAGTGCCGTGTTTTCAAAGCTTTGGGCACCCACCTCTTTCACATGTTCGGGCAAAATGACCCGCCGTAATTTGTTGTTATTTTGAAAAGCTCCCTCACCAATCGCACGACAATTCGGATCTGCCGTCCATTCTTTTTGTTTTTCGATTGCTTTTCCCTGTGCTTTTGTAAACGTATACCCGGATTCCGCCTTCCTCCAAACGGAAACCCTTTCACCCAATATATCACCTCCCACAGTAACACAAGTATATGTACACCCCAGAGGGGCTTTATTATATGGAAAACCAGATTTCCAATATAATAAAAAGATGCAGCATCACACTGCACCTCAGCTTTCAATCACAAGAAAATAGAGCTATCTTAACGATTACCTTCG comes from the Blautia liquoris genome and includes:
- a CDS encoding energy-coupling factor transporter transmembrane component T is translated as MNQQVKRMDAFAQCHPAINFFYFMTVILVSMFISHPILLGISFLGAFSYAVYLKGAGNVFKFNLLFTLPAMIIVAFINPAFNHYGVTTLFYLKTGPVTLEATVYGVVLSSMLFIAILWFTCYNEVMTTDKFVYLFGRIIPALSLILSMVFRFVPRFGAQLKVIRNGQKAVGRDMSNGNLLQKIKYGIKILSILVTWALENAIETSDSMRARGYGLKGRTAFSIFRFDNRDKLITAVLLGLMGICGAGFAHGAAFAQYNPIIKMGGIPLKGFNLICDLSWALFCFFPAALNLYENRKFKNLERKANQMRNLPWYLTDLRQEG
- a CDS encoding Ig-like domain-containing protein, whose translation is MRKDKMRMKKILAFLLTFLLCFGGGIYDTVPAKAQGESSSVIVSVEKFTLGKGWITEPEVVPLLGEETVSSLLTRYMEQKGYPLIVNTNTSYGWYLSGITRGDAGGDLQIPDLIKEMADKDNKNLTDTLTNKYAPDLNEFSYASADAGTETSGWMYSVNNDFPGTSMESYTLKNKDVLRIQFTLYGTGLDVSGESPGGNVYDRADKSELFTRLAYINQAMDSWLSTEQDQNAYDHAVETAQKLNATQKEVDQACSALPDQAVVWPESILLSDSSLTLYENDPVTALDAKVYPKNTSFPGISWDSSDVEVASVTQKGRITPHKAGTAMITAMTQNGIRESCAVTVIQRPYTSIRLNKTALSMEAGDTYRLEASGTPENATEPLQITWGSSDSSIAEVSGDGVVTAVSQGTVAVTAQQNGTDIQAACQVTVGDAKELALQAQALIEALPKAGTLTIEDVAEVWTAQDSWESLSDTSKSYLDNSKVLEQKLSRCLSVIQTLTKKYENVNRVASLIEKLPSLSALSMTDRKAVEDAADAYDALKTEEKILVDAAYKKRLEKARSRMEEMVTEVKETKELLASIPNPVTLQDTAAVIAPFEKYESLDEIQKEQLSQGLVQRLMDALDTLPFLITEAVNAIDISASVRPESLQIQTFLQAVAAYDELKDSLAVSEETTGQMEQIKTWIGTGIHAKSGVSADSYWYIQTHAREPENLTEVEKALKKKYTNAKAPSEAWEISYTDIRDQSCYKQERNIALTFSCKDLAKMENPQVFYYSGNGLKKLKPQMDLGLGTALVKTNKSGLFVIADVPIPITGLDMKNMCKVTKGSTLALAPKKIPDDATSKVEYVWESSDASIVSVDGKGNVTGKKAGTAVVTASVKGQAKIKAKTKVTVVTTANSLSKSIKEVIKETAAYAKSTDQSPTLGSEWYVISQARNGMDLNDTYFSVYYNHLANYLKQKNGVLSESAYTEYSKVILAVTAIGKDARNVAGYNLFKPLADFEQVKNQGLNGPIWALIALKSYPDYQIPQISGVAEQTTEKKLLDFILGRQLKDGGWALSGRKADSDMTGMALQSLSPFYNKSGYEDVTKAVNQALDCLGSMQTKTGGYITMGVETSESTAQVITALTSLGIDPKKDTRFVKNGAWTVQNLISYHIGGSGFMHVKAGSGNNGGAAAGEVDGLATGQGFYSLVAYQRLLDGKTALYDMSDLAVKPGGTGDGSGTGLEQAEMTMDIVQGGGRNASGDTSGSKSQSPSTASSRTTDGNAVKKPAAAKKNEQEKTAKKKADEKKPWSFDGSDYKPKTKVLAKEKDTKGKENVPAATNAVLRDDKRIFSKAQIPYVLCLVCGCTVVGVCIYFKKRI
- a CDS encoding DUF4430 domain-containing protein; translated protein: MKGKMGRYFAACLVCILLLSAGCGPTTNSSEIPKLEKEETVKSKSSKNPVESLKKKNELPEGGIVKKAQMETIAGKEGSYEFFSTDQDTGITYTWTYDGKKIQNPIEQNLKVQFPDERVEEIKKAANNATVGLGLTLNKGNLAAPVNLTLLLTEKWDADSVILCKMTDQGPEKMCDVSLDSETNDEKEVTRLSFPVTEMGDTYYLVGGKTKLETEEKDTDKNSTSSNKKSASEEDSQTDRNAISSPEENQQASNGEEENTEMPEHTCTISIECSTILNNWGNLKQSKSSFVPSDGWIMGSTTVEYDPGETVYDVLYRVCRETGIHMDATYTPAYSSYYVRGINQLYEFDCGELSGWMYRVNGWYPNYGCSKYEVSDGDNIEWRYTCDLGRDVGDEYMGD